TTCGAGTGCGCTTCCGGTCAGCGCGGACGCCGTTCCCGCGCTGGTCCCGGCGACCGGCTCGAAGGCGGTGCGGGCCATGCCCTCGGCGCAGTGCGGGTGCGTCCACAGGACGGGGAGCCGCCGAAAGGCGAACGGGGTGGCGCGGTGCTCGGCGAGCAGCGCGTCCCAGTCCAGCGCGCCCGGGGCGGACGGCGGATAGATCGTGCCGCTGAAGTTACTGTCCCGCAGGTCCGCGACCAGCTCCTCCGTCGTCTTCGGCCACCGCCGCCACGCCCGGGAGCCGCTCTCCGACTCCTTGACCGCCAGCCCCTTGACCGCCGACCCGTCGGCCGCCGACCCGGCGGTCCGCGACCGGGAGGCCGCCCGCGCCGCCCGCTCGGCCAGCTCGGCCTGGGCGTCGAGAACGCGCCGCGCGTGCGCGGCCAGTTCGGGGAACGGGGACAGCAGAGCGGGCTCCAGCAGCTCCGGGACGAGGCACCCCATCAGCCGCGCCGGAAGTCCGTCCGCCGCGCGCCAGCCGGGATCGCCCACCGTCGCCGCCGCGCCCTCCCACACCGCCAGCCGCTGCTCGGTCGTACGGTCCCCGGCACGGCCGCCGTACAGACTCCCCGCCAGCGCCGGGTCGCCCTTCGCGGCCAGCCGCCGGAAAACCTCGTCGCGATGGGCGGTGGCCGAGGTGAGCAGCGCGCCGATCAGATCCGGGTCGCGGGAACCGAGCACCTCCTCCAGGAGGGTCTCCGGCAACACGGCCCTGCTGACGAGCAGTTCGACCGTCTCCTCCCGGAGCCGGGCGATCAGCGCGCGGGTGAGTTCACGGTCGGCGAGGGCGTAGGCGGCGGAGACACAGGCGGGGTCGGCGAGGCGCATCGTGGTGGCTCGGCTCTCTCGGAAGGACGGTCGGAGGGCGCGGAAGGGCGGTCGGAGGGCGCGGAAGGGCGGTCGGAGGGCGGTCGGAAGGACGGAGTCAGGAGTTGGAGTTCGGCGTCGGTCAGGTCGGAGTCGTGGAGTCGGTCAGGTCGGGCCCGGGTGGCGGCGGGTGGGCGCGTGGCCGGTTCACGACGACGCGGCGAGTGCCTTCATACGGGCCAGCACAGTGACCCAGTAGCGCTGCCGGTCCGCCGTCTGCCCGACCAGATACGTGGCGCGCAGCTTCGGCGGCAGCCGTCGCAGCAGCCGGGCCACCGCGTCGACATGCGGTGTGAGCTGGGACAGTTCGGCGTTGGCCAGCGCCCGGTGCACCGCGTCCGTGTCGTTCGTCCCCTCGGACGAGGTCTCCGACGCGACGGCCAGCCGTTTCTCCCAGACGTCTATGTCCCGCACCAACTCCTTGAAGCCGAGCGCCGTTTCCTCATTCGCGCCGTCCAGCCGTGCTTCGAGGGCGGTCAGCGGGACCGGGGCGAACTCGCCGTCGCCGAGATAGATCAGGCCGGAGATCAGGGGCTGCCCGGCCCGGCGCAGTTTGATGAGGCGCTCCAGCGTCCGCTTGGTGATCCAGTCCCGGCCCTCGTCGTCGATGTCGTTCTTCCACCAGTCGAGGACGGTCTCCGCCAGCTGCCCGTACTCCGCGATCAGCCACTCGTTGGCCGGGATGTCCTCGGGCCGTACCTCGTAGCTGACCGTGAAGCGGCTCGCCTGCGCCACGTTGTTCCGGCTGACCTGGAGTTTTCTGCCCAGGTGGTACGGCGGGTTCTGGAGGGCGATCTGGGCGCGCAGCCCCTCCACCGGCCGCCCGGCCAGCGACCACTCCTGGGTGATCTCCATCAGTTTGGCGAACGCGGCCTTGTCCTTCGGCCGGTTGTACTCGTCCCAGACGATCACCTTCTCGTCCGGCCCCGAGAGCGCCCGCGCCAGCAGCGTGTCCAGCCGCCCGTCCGGGCTGGGGACCGGCACGCACAGGTCCTCGACGTTGGTCACGGGGAGCGAGAAGTAGACCGGGTCCGCGCCCAGTTCCTCCCGTACGACGGTCTTGGTGATCTCCGTCTTTCCGCAGCCGGGCGGCCCTTGCAGCAGCACCGCCCAGCGCTCCCGGAGGGCGGTGCGCAGGATGCGGCGTACGGGGTCGGCCACCGTGCGCGGATTGTCCGCGCCCACGGCGGAGGCGAGGGCGTCCAGGATCTCCGCCGTACGGTCCGCCCCCTCCGTACCGTCCTTGCGCAGGTCGCGCAGGCTCAGCCGCACCCCGCCCACCAGTGGCAGGCCCCAGCTCAGCGGCAGGCCGGCGCGGGCGCAGTCCAGCACGTGCTCCAGGGTGCGCGGGGAGAGCAGGCCGCGCAGCCGGGGTGTCAGGCCGCTCCAGATCCGGAATACCTCACCGAGGTCCCGGTCGGGGAAGCGGGCCGCGAGCGCGTGCCGCCAGGCGGTGTCGTTGGCGGTGAGGCGCAGGGTGACCATGCGGTCGAGCACGGCGAGGTCGCCGCGCGCCGAACCGGTCTCGGCCGGCGACTCGTTGTCGGAGAGGAAGACCCCGACGCAGCCGAGGGCGCGCAGGTTGTGCTCGCCGAGGGTCCAGTTGCAGGCGATCTGCATGAGCTGGGACTGGATCGTCGCGCCCGCCTGCAACGAGTCGTCGATCAGCAGCACGAAGGGCTCACCGGGGGCGAGTTGGCTCATGATCAACTGGGTGAGGACCAGCTCGCCCGTCCTGTCGTCCCGTACGGGCGCGTTCATCAGGAGGTCGTCGGGGGTGAGGTTGGCCGCCGGGACGAGGACGACACGGGTGCCGGGGTGGGCGCGCGGGATGTGGCCGAGGAAGGTGGAGGTCTTGCCGATGCCGTGCTCGCCGAAGACCTGGCCGGTCTGCCCCGTGGCGATCATGGCGTCGATGAACTCGGCGAGCCGCACGCCCGGTTGACGGCCTGCGGGCCGCTCGGGATAGGTGGCGGTGACGGGCCACGCGGTGGCAGGCGCGGAGACGTCGGGTCCGGATGTGACGGGCGCGGAGGTGTCCGGTCCGGAGGCGTCCGGCCTGGAGGTTTCGCGGTCGGCGGCGGTCGTGATCACGGCAGTGGTCCAGTCCTGGTCAGGGGAGGGACGGGGCAGGGGGGACGGGCAGGGGTGGGACGGGCAGGGGTGGGACGGGCAGGGGTGGTCGCGGTGGCGGGCGCGGCTCGGAACAACGGGCGGCGTGCGGCTCGGCGGGGACGGTGCTCGACAGGGGGCACGGGCGCGGGCGGGGCCGTACGGTCAGCTGTCGCCGGTCGTCACGCGGTGGCAGGCCATGGGCGGGCTGTGGCGCTCGGGCCAGTCGTCACCGCCGTCGGTGATCAGCCATATCCAGTGCTCGGGCCGGGCCGGGGTCACCTGCGGCGCGTAACCGTCGGTGACCATGATCACGGCGTCCGGCTCGGCCTCGCAGCGCCTGCCGCCGGCCTCCCGGCGCCCCTCCACGTACTCCACGACCTTGCCGAAGTCCGTGCCGCCACCGCCCCGCACCCGTTCGCCCGCCACGAACGGCATGACCTCGCCGTCG
Above is a window of Streptomyces sp. NBC_01498 DNA encoding:
- a CDS encoding ATP-binding protein; the protein is MIATGQTGQVFGEHGIGKTSTFLGHIPRAHPGTRVVLVPAANLTPDDLLMNAPVRDDRTGELVLTQLIMSQLAPGEPFVLLIDDSLQAGATIQSQLMQIACNWTLGEHNLRALGCVGVFLSDNESPAETGSARGDLAVLDRMVTLRLTANDTAWRHALAARFPDRDLGEVFRIWSGLTPRLRGLLSPRTLEHVLDCARAGLPLSWGLPLVGGVRLSLRDLRKDGTEGADRTAEILDALASAVGADNPRTVADPVRRILRTALRERWAVLLQGPPGCGKTEITKTVVREELGADPVYFSLPVTNVEDLCVPVPSPDGRLDTLLARALSGPDEKVIVWDEYNRPKDKAAFAKLMEITQEWSLAGRPVEGLRAQIALQNPPYHLGRKLQVSRNNVAQASRFTVSYEVRPEDIPANEWLIAEYGQLAETVLDWWKNDIDDEGRDWITKRTLERLIKLRRAGQPLISGLIYLGDGEFAPVPLTALEARLDGANEETALGFKELVRDIDVWEKRLAVASETSSEGTNDTDAVHRALANAELSQLTPHVDAVARLLRRLPPKLRATYLVGQTADRQRYWVTVLARMKALAASS